The following DNA comes from Brassica oleracea var. oleracea cultivar TO1000 chromosome C5, BOL, whole genome shotgun sequence.
ATTTAGAATCTTATCAAACTCATCGTCTCTTGGTCTCTTCTTGGGGTTTGTACCACCACCCTGATCATTTCTTCTTGTACCTTGAGTTCCAAGAAACCCTTCGTCTGTAACGTCCATCACCTCATCGTCGCTGTCACTGATATGAACTGCATCCAGTGGATAGTCGATCTCGCAAGCCGAAACATTGAAGATCATTACACTGAAAGTTGAGTTTCCTTTGTAGTCGAAGAAGAGAAAATGGCCTTCGCTGATGGAATGAGCCTCTGCAAACTCACTCCAACCGCCCTGTAACCAAATCTCTTCACCTATCCGTTTAAGCTTTATGGAACGCCTGAATCCTACAGGAGTCTCCAATGTAACGAATTCAGAGAGTGTAGACCCTTGTAGTATCACAAATCTTGGTGGAATCATCTGTTCAGACAAGAAGTAAGAAAATGTTAGATCTTGGGTTCTCTACAGTGTCTTAAGAACAATCTGTAAATTTTAGCATCCCTTTTAGATCTCTAATCCAAGAAAATACAAAGTAATGGAGTATTGTCTAGCAAATCTGCTGATATAATCCCAATAAGTGTAAAGAAACAAAGAATTGAACCAACAACAACACATGCAGGGTGTTTTTTTTCCAAGTGAAACTCTGATCTACAAGTGTTATATCTATTACCAGCATGTTTCTCTTCACTGTTGAGGGTAAAACCACCTTGAAGAACTTCTTGACCGAAGAATCTGGCTCCGGTTGTGGCCGTCGGTGAAAGGCTGTTGTGACTCTGGCCTTCGTTTGCCGTGTAGTAACCATTTTTCCTCCCTTTTTTTCTTTAACTTTCCCGAAGAGAGAACCAGAGTGGAGAGTTAAAAGCCAATGTTTTTAAACCCGACCGGACACCGAACCGAACGACTTACCGGATTACTGAATCACTGGATCGACCGCAGATGAACCACAGGTTAATAAATAAATTAATTTTATTATATAATAATATACCAGCTATGTAAATAAAAATATAAAAACTAAATTTTAATATTTTCAAAATATTTTTTAAAACATAAAATAATAGTTTGGATATATATATATTTTATGTTTAAAATTTTTTTTAAAATACTTAACTTTAGTTTTTATATTTTTATTTTCATTTGACATACAAAATATCAACAAATAGTTTAGACTATTTAAAATCTTTTCTAACAAAATAAGAGTTATGACATCTAAAAAAATCAAGACATTAAATTTATAAATATTTAAATGTCTAAATGGATAATAAATTAAACTCAAATACAAAATAAACCAAATGTAAAAGATTATTATAATAAATTGTCAATAACAGAAATAAACTACCATCAAATCGCATCAACTAATTTTGGTTCTCTCTACCATCGTTCATTTCATTTTCTTCAGGCGGCATAGTAAAATTTTTGCCAAAATCTAAAAATCACAAATATAAAACTGAAAAAAAATTAGTCAGCATCTAAGTTCTTAATTAGAAACTTAGAATATAAGACATAATCTAAAAACATGATTAAAAACTAAAAAAAAAAAGAGTTATTTATTGGTTCAACCGTGGTTCAACCGGTATCGGGTTCTGGATTTACTGAATTTTTACGGGTTTTTGTGGATTTCTAAATATTGGATTTTTCACAAAACCCCAACCGGATTTTTCTGGGCCACCGGGTTTATCGGTTCAATCGCGGATCCGGGTCGGGTTTCGAAACACTGGTTAAAGCCAATAAAAAGAGAAACCGAAAAGGACTGAAGTTATTTGTCGTGATGTTGTGATATTATGTATCTGACAAGTGACAAGACAATCTACTTTAATTTTTCTAGTTTCCCAAGACTCTCTCATAAAAGTTTTCACCATTCAAAAAGAAGTCTTGATTAGGTAAAAGATTATTAAAGTTACCAAAGTAAGGTATGACAAAAACACCAAAAAATCAAAGATAACCCTTGTCACGATTTGGAAAAGGCATTCAACACAAACATAGAAATATGATTTTAAAAAGAAAAATTTTCTTTGCTTTTTTTCGAGATTACTAATTTAAAAAAATTTCACTTGTATATATCAATGTTCTAAAATTCGGTAGACAGTGAGTGGTCAAGCATGTTTAGACAGACGCGTAGGCCTATTTTTAGAACATTGGTATATATGTTCATTGCATTTACTTTAACTTTGCCATCAGCGTAATCATAATTCATAAGTAAGGTATAAAACACAAAAAATCAGAGATAACCTTGTTATAATTTGGAAAAGGCATTTACATTGATACAAATATGATTCTTGAAAGAAAAAATTTCTTTACTTAATTTTGACATTATTAATTTAAAATTTTCAATATATGTATCAATCTTCTAAAAATCGCTAGGCGGTGGTTAGGCGTTTTATAGAGGAATATTGTTTAGATGGGCGTCTAGGCAGATTTTTAGAATACTGGTATACATGTTCATTGCATTTACTTTAACCTTGTCAATTTGTCATCAGCATAATCAAGAGATAAATCAAGGAAGCCTAATTACAACAATATGTATTAAACATGTGGCAATGGGTTTTTACTACACAAGTGAGAAAGAGTGATTATGAGCCAAGCAGCTTCTTCCACCATGCGTAACCAAGGGTGAGCAAGAATAGCACAACGCAAACCGCAGTAACACTCGAGAGAAAGTAACCAAACACATCATCCATTTTATACAATGGACACGGTATGTTCATTCCGAACAAGCTTACCAACAATGTGTTTGCAGTTATAGCAAACGAGGCTATGGTCAGCGTCAGTTGCAGTTGGATCATTTCGTTACGTTGATTATCAAGTTGTATGTTCACGTAGTCTTCTGTGTCGTCAATGTACTCCCTCACCGTAAGAATCCTGTTTCGCATCCCCTCTAGTTGCATGAAGTATGCCTCCAGCAACATCTCTAGATCCTCCACGTCGTCGCCCTTCGTACTACTCGTCACCATACTGGAACTTCTGTTTGATGTGGCCCGACTGAGAAGATTTGATGCGGTCTCACCAAGTTCTGCTTCGGATTGCTGGTTCTGTTGGATCCATTTCCTTGTTAAGTACAAGTCTGCCATGTCTTCGTTGTCATCTAACAAGTGTTCGATTTCATCTCTCACCTGCATCAATTGCAGAAGAAAAGTTCTCGCATCGGAAATAAAAAAATGAATTAAGTAATATCCAAAAGATTTACCGTTAATTAATTTTAAGTTAGAAGTTCAAAAAATTTAATATGGTATCAGAACGAACCCATACTCTACCCATTAATTAATCCTACCCGGAAAATGACATGATCATCCTATCAACCCAAAAAAAAAACTAAATTCCATGGAAATAGCTAAAAATAACATTATCTCGGAGAGGTACGATGGATTTTGCTTTGAAGTTTTAGGCTCTCCTCCATCACAACAAACATTATATAGAATCATGACGAAATGATCAAACCTTTTGTACACGGGCTAGCAACCTGGTGAGATTACTTTTCAAGCTTCGAACGTATTCAAGATTCTCAGTGCTGACATTCTTGGTTAGTTCATCAAGAACAGGCCAAGCTTCTGTCTCAAGTGCATCAACGCTCGTATCAAGAAGCGAGCAGACGACCTCCAGCGCAATCTCGAGAACCTGGAACTCAAAAGGAAGCACACTCTGCAAACCCTCTCCAGCTTCTTGATCAAGAAGAGAAGAGGATTGCACAACGTTTCCAGAAGCATTAGTAATCTGAGGAAACTGTAGCTTGAGTCGTTCAACGAGTGGAAGAACTTCAGGACGGAGAGGATCCAAGAGCAGCACTTCTTCAGCGGTAACTATTAGCTTTATGACTTCTAAGTTCACAACAATTGCTTTCTCCCTCGCTGCACAGAGCCAAAGATACATACATGTATTAGCTTCTATATCAAGAATGGGTTATACTTTCTCTCTAATACACTATACCAAGAATGTTAGAAGAGTGAGAGAAGACAGGTCCAAGAATCCTGAGATCTCTAGGGGGGACAGAAGCACGTTTGATGATTGTACTCTTGTCGCATTCCACTACTTCCATAGCTCCAGTCCGATCAAACCTCATCCACAACCTCGCTCCTCCAGCTTTCTTCTTCGCCTTCGCAACAACCGCAGCTGGAGTCATCGGCGTAGGAGGCGGTGAAGACGAGATGAGGCTACTCTCTGCTTCATCCTTAGCCGCAGTGCGCTTCTTGCGGTGGCGGATGCTGGAAAGACGGCGGAACGACAACTTGCCTTCTCCCATTGCGATTGATTATTTGTACCTATCGAAGCAGAGCTCAGAGATCTTGCCGCTTCTTGGCTTTGTCAAGTTCCGACAGATCGTTTCTCTACCGTAAACGCTAGTGAGGAACAGTGTTGGTAGTTTTGTATTATTGTAGTGGTTCAAAAAAATATCCAAAGATCAGGCCAACGAATTAAAAAGAGATATGTTTTGGGTTTTGGTTCTAAAAAGATACGATGAGCTGGCTTTATTCACAAAAAGGTCCAACAGAGTGTATGAAAAAAATAGTTCCGACCTGCCGGAATCGAACCAGCGACCTAAAGATTATCCGCATCTACTACAGTCTTCCGCTCTACCAACTGAGCTAAGGTCGGCTACGGTCAACGTATTAACGTAATCATTTATATTTAAATGTTATACTAGTTCTAGTTGGAGTGTAAAATCATTTTTATTCTTAACTCGTGATCGTGTTTACAAATTATTCCATCCATGTATTTTAATATGATACACGGAGCATGTAGATCCCTAAGGTTTAAATGACATTAATACTGAAATAGAAAAGTGTAGTTTATGATTAATTTAAAGACCATTCAACCAGGTTGCTTTCGTCTAGTGGTATATGAGCTCCAGCTCGAGTGCCCGCCCTTGGGTTCGAGCTTTGGCCACTGCGAAATTTACATGTGGGCTGCAGCATCCGAGACCGAAGACCGTTACACGGTGAGCCACATGGTGACGCCCTGGCAGCGTCCATGCTCACTTCGGTCTCTAGTCTGGACCACTTCGGTGGGGCCAGGATACTCTCGGTTAGCAAAAAATTTAAAAGACCATTCATAGTCTACCATATGACGATATGAAAATATATAGTAGTCCAATTTATGGGCTTATTATTCCTTCTTAATTAATTTGAAGTCAAATGGACAAGAACCTAGTGGAGCTTTGCCTAAAGCATAACTAACATCTCATCGTTTGTAAACTGCAAGCTTCATTTTCTTCTTTGGCTTTAGGAAAGCACATACTAGGTTTTATGCTAAAGTTTTAAAACATGCTCATTGAATGAACTTGATAGCAAAACTGCAAAATTTTAGTCAATTGGCTGAATGACTCATGTTGGTGGTAAAAGAACCATGATTGGAATTCTTCATATTTGATTTCAATTATGGTTAACCATTGTTTGATGTCCAAAATAACAATAACACATGATGCTCCACAGATTTTGAGAAGTTCACTAAACATTGGTTCTTCCACTCCATTCCATTTGAATTGGGGTTATACCGAACAATTGTGAGGTGGGGATATGACTACTACATCATATACAAGTCTGTCGTGGAATTTTGAGAATTTTGTTGTTAGATGAGAGGGACCAGAGTTGGATTCACTGTCGTACCCAGGAATTCACACAATACTGGTAAGGTGAAAAAGTAACTTTCCCACTCTTGTTAAAGATCAACTTAGGTTTGGCTGGTTTTCCTTTTTGTTCCTCCACTAGAACCTTTGAAAAATTAAATGCTTCTGCAAGACGTGGTTTGTATCCATTCCAAATCTGCCATTCTGACTGGCCAAGAAGAATGAAAGGAGCATAATAACAAGGGAAATGAAAGCAGCAGATGCAGTAAGAAGAGTAGCAGTAAAGGGAACGTAAGGCCTAAGGCCCTTCCACTCTTTCTTGGCCTAGTTAATTGTATGTCAATGTAAATTTGTAGCTTGTTTGATTTACATATCCTATGGCCGTTAGTGACATTTTACATAAATTCATGAAGAGACCAATAAAAATCTTATATCTCATTTTTCAACGGCTAAATCTTAGTCAACAAAGAAAACAAACAAATCAACTTAACGTGCACATTACAGGTCTAAAATTTCCAATTTATCTTTTACAATATCAGTTTAAACTAACCAATATTGCATTTTGAACGAATTGCATATAAAATATAAGTAACTTTGATATTAAAACAATGAAAAAATATACGGGTTAGTTGCCCTTTCTCTGAACATAGCATAATCATTCCCACCTTTTATGTTTCTTTATCAAACGTAATTCAAATATGTGCAGTTTACAATGAAGCAACGAATAAAATAGTAAAAAACATTCTAAACCTTTTAGATACTTTCATGACGTGGCCGTCCTTTATTGGTCGTAAGATCTGTTTCCTTTTGCCGGCCATAAAAACTTGTCTTGACCACAAAGACAGGGACCACATATCCGGCGGAACATTCTCTTTTTCCGTAGTCTCATCCCACGCGCTAAGACTGCACGTAATATCTTCCCCTCCTCGGCGCATCTCAGCCAATCACCGGAGGCGCAGTCTCCGTCACGCGCCACACTTTCACCGATTTATCCAAGCTTCCACTATACACTATCCATCTTCCGTTGCTATCTTTCTCCGCCTCTTCCACCGCCGTCAAACACTTGACGGGTCCCACGTGGTCCATCAACACCGAGAGACACGAGTGACTCCCATCGCCGTTCCTCCTCCACACGCAAATGTTCTTATCCGCTCCGCCGCTCAGTACCAGACTCCCGGCGGCGGCGAGGCAGAGCACCGCCATACGATGGCCGCGGAGAATCCCGCCGTGAGAAAGATTATTTTTCCCTTCCCAAAAATTAACGGAACCGTCAGAAGTTCCACAGTAAACAACACACGCCGTTAAGTTAACCGCTAACGCCGTCACGGCGTTCTCTTGCTTCATCAACACGTTTACGAGGAAATGCTTCGTCCTTTTCCCTTGAAGCTCGCGTTTCCACACTTTCAAAGTTCCGTCGGCGGAGCCGGTGAACAGCAAGTCGTCGAACCCGGCGGCTACGGTGTTGACGGCGTCGTCATGAGCTTGAATCGATTCTAGGCATTTCGAGTCGGAGAGTCTCCAGACTTTGAGAGTCTTGTCCCACGAACCGGAGTAGAGTAAACCGAGCTCCTCGTTCAAGCTTAGACACGAAACGGCGTCGTAGTGTCGTATCTTCAAAACATTTTTATGGCGACGTACCTCGACATAATTCTTCGGGTTCACGGATTTGGTCAGAAACTGCTTCGTACTCGGTAAGCTCCCGATTCGTGGATATACTCCGGTTCTTTTCTTAGACCCTCTCCAAATTCGGATTTTACCGTCTTGATGACCGGTAAAAATCCGGTTATTTCCGGTTATCACAATCGCTTTAACTGAACCACTGGTTGATTTAAAACCGGCGAAGTCCTTGAGATCTTTCCAGACCCGAATGTTCTTGGAATCGGATCCGGTGAATAGAAGATCTCCTGAAGCAGCCAACGAGTATACATGACCTTCTTGCCTTACGATCGTACCGATCAAACCGTTGTCTGAATCATCATCCACGTTTGGGGTCGTCTGGTAGATCCAAGGAGACTTGTAATACGGAGAGTAAGTCTGGTTCCACGGAGATGGAGACATAGTGGGCGTTGTTGTTGTGTCCGTGTAGTATGGAGAGTAAGTCTGATTCCATGGAGATGGGACCTGGTTTGGAGACGAGTCGCCGCTGGTGTTCGAAGCATTGCTTTGACGTTGTTGGTTATTGACGCTGGTGCTGGTAGGATCGATGACATCAACACCATGAATCTGTTCTTCTTCGTCGGTGTTTAAGAAAGCAGCGAAAGTGGGTCTCCGGTGATGAGTACCATTGGTTTCTGCAGCTATAACCATATTTTCCTCTTGATTAGACAAAGAAATGAAGAAAGCTATGAATGGAGTTGTTGTGGGGTTTGTGTTTTCTTTAAAGAGTTTTAATTTCGTTGTCGTGTGGGGGAAATTTTGAGGGGAAAAAAAGTTTGAAATTGGTGAGATTTTTAGAAATAAAAGAGAGGAAGAGGAAGTTTGGTTGGGATTATATATAGAGAAGCTGAAGGAGTAAAAGTTGGTGAGCGGACGACGTGGGTTACTGACGCGTGGCTTTGAGACTTGAGACGTGACAGTCACATAGAGCAGTAAGGGTTAGCCCACGTCCATTAGGTCATATTTATTTGTCCATTTATTGTTTACGGTCAGAAAGTGTGACCATGTCCATTAAGAACTATGTCCATTAAGGACCAAACCCACTAACACTCGTGTTTACATAGACTGCCATGAAGTCCATAATAGATCTTATAAGAAATGTTTAAATTTTGCGGTTTTAGCGGAAAAAATCAATTTTGCGGTTATGGCGGAGAAAATCGATTTTTAGGTTTTAGCAAAAAAAATAGATTTTCCAATTTTGGCGAGAAACCCCGATTTTGAGGTTTTAACGGGAAAACTCGATTTTTGCGGTTTTAGCGGGAAAACTCGATTTTGCGGTTTTGGCGGGAATACTCGATTTTTGGTTTTAGCGGGAAAACTCGATTTTGCGGTTTTGACGGAAAGACTCGACTTTGCGGTTTTAGCGGAAAAACTCGATTTTGTGGTTTTGGCGGAAAAACTCGATTTCCGGTTTTGGCGGAAAAAACAATTTTTGGTTTTGGCGGAAAAACTCGATTTTACGATTTTGGCAAGAAACCTCGATTTTACGGTTTTGGCAAAAAATTTGATTTTGCGGTTTTAGCTGGAATATTTGATTTTATGGTTTTGACAAAAAAAACTTAATATTAATATTTTTGCGGAAAAAACGATTTTACGATTTTGACGGGAAAACTCAAATTTTAGAAAACTTAGCTTTTTGTGACCATTGGACCGTCCATGTCCACGTAGTTCAAATCCATTAACGTTCATTACCCATTGATCATGTAATTCTTGTCCATTTATAATCCGTATGGACAAATGGATGTCACCAAATTAGACCCATTTATATTTAGACATGGACAACCAATGGTGAGCCCGCCCATTTAAGAGCTATACCGTCACATACCCTAATCTCGCTAGTTTTCACATGAGACCGTATTGACCATAATTAAAATTAAGACTGCGTAATCAACACTTCTTATGGATTCTCTTTTGTTTAAAAATCAACATTTTTAATGGCGTTAAAGAAATTTTTTTGCTTTGTTGATTTGAAGAGTGGACGGTTACAAGGCAATGTTCAAATTTTACTTCATTTTGAAATGGAATAGTAATACATTATACATTTGTGATAAACCAAAAATAATTGCAGTATTTCATTTATAGAATAAATTCATTTATTACTACGTAAGAATATAAAATAAAACAACATTAGAGAAAAATTTACTTCAAATTCTATTTTACAGTAAAAAAAAATGAAATTGTAGATGCTCTTGTGTGTATTAGGTTTTATGCTGTTATGGTTATGTATAAAACTGATTCGAATAATAAACAGATTAAATTGATGTACAGTTAGCTACAAACTGAATGATTATTGATTGACTATACATTTTCACACTTTCTGTTCTAATAAGATACCAGAGTATAAGGCTCGTTTATCTAATTTTCTTACAATTTGTTCATCATTTTTATCTTAATTTTGTTAGGCTTACTGCATGATTACTTTCTATATATTCTGAAACTTAGTTACATCGAGTTTTTAAAATCTTTTAATCATTTCAAATATGAACTCTTCAAACTGTTAACTAGACAATCATTTGTTATTTTGAAATTAAAACTAGTACCAAAGAAAACGTATATATGAAGCTCATTAACAACGACAACAGCAACAACCTATACAACTATTCAAAAGCATTAAGTTTAAACGTAATGCATTAATATTGGTTTGGCAATGTGAACATACTTGTAACATGAGATGCGTCCGTACAAAGATTCGAGTTTTTTCTAAGAAGTGGGTTTGGACAATTCATAGTAATAGAAGAAACAAGACAAAGCGTGTGTGCCTATGTTGGCGGCTGATCATCTTCACACGGTGCATAATATTAACATTACATAACGGTAACACTATTCTCCAAGCGGTATTGGTTTTTATTACAGGGGGCCGACTGGTGACCATTTTGTAAACAAAAGGAACGAATAAGAAAAAAACGTAAATGAAAATGAATGGTTGTTCTATCTCAAATTTGACAAGGAATAATTTTGTTCTTTATTTCTCTACAAAAAAGGAATGGTAGAGAATGAGAAGGAAAAATCCTCTAGACTATATTTATGAAGTGATTTTGCCACATGTTCTTTTTACAATCAATTTCACAAAACAAATATGACATGGCTACTGAAATTGATGACATGGCTTCCGGAAAAATATGACATGGATAATTTCATTTAATGTTGATTTATATTTTTGGCAAACTTATTAGAATATGGTAATAATTCATATATTATATTTAATATTGATATTTTTTTCGGTAAACTTTTTTAAAATATGGTAATAGCTCATACATCATCTATAAAATAAATATATTCATATATAATATTTCAAATTTCAAAATATTATTATTTTGTATACTTATACAATTTGTATTACTAAAGCTTTCAAAAAAAAAATTTTACATTTTTTTTAAAATTTAAATATCTAATCGTAAGATCATTAGTCTTATATATCTACAAATTTTATAAATATTTTTTAGGTTAAATATTTGATAATTATACAATTTTATATTATTTTTATTAGTTTTATATAAATTAATTTAATATATATCAAATCTATATTAAATATTAGTAAGAAAATAGTAAAATCTATAAAATTTAATAAAATTTATTTTTAAATATAAGTTAGATTTTATAAAAAAATTACTGCACATGGTGTAAGAAAACACCTACTTATTCTTTATGAATGGTGATTTTTTTTATGAACATTATTTCTTATCGATTTTTGGTCACTATTCGTACCCTTCGTTTATAAGTTTTTAATATTTTGACATGTGAGAGAGCAAAAAAAGGTTTTCTTCCGGATGTTGACTTTTCTGACTGCCCATGAACGATAGAAAGTTTCCCAAAGTTTGATGGGCCTCTGATATTTTTCTTTGTTAAAATCGTCTACTCGTACAAATTAAGCAAGTTGCAAACGGCAAAAGAATACACAAAAAAGCAAGTTGCAAAACTTCTTTTTCTCTATTGTTGCAATGTGTTTTTGTTTTTAAAAGTTTATCGAACACAACCTATCAACGACTCTGTCTCTCAAACTATTCACAGCTGGTCTTATTCGTGTTGATTGACTTTCATTGCGGACAATGGGAATCTTCTATAACGTATGAGTTCGTACATATAATTATACAATTTAGACGGTTGAAATTATAAAAGTTTCTAATGAACATATATATGCCTCATTTGTATGCATCTAACGATCTTTAATTTAAAATAAATAATTTATATCATCTCGTCGACCAGATAAAAATTTCTAAAAATGGATTTTAGTTGGTAACTAACAAAAGACTTACAAACTAACATAGGACTTATAAACTAACATAAGACTTACCAACTCAACTAAAACAAAATTGTTGCTCTTTTGGCACCCTGCTTTGAAAAGCTTCTTAGATGCTAGGATTTGATCTGCAGAACTTTTGTATCCCTTGTGTCATTAGTTTCTAATGAAAACTCACATACTTCACACAAAAAAACTAACATAAAACTTTTTCATCATTTAATTTGTATAACGTTAAATTATGGTAATAAATCTCGATTCAAAACTACCCGAATCAAAACTTTAGATTCCTATTCTAAGTCATTTTAATTTTATTTTTTTTGCTAAAATTTGGAAGTCATTTTAATTTTGATGTTTATAACCCAATCTACCTCTTTTTTTTCTGAAACACAACCCAATCTACCTTGAATCTTGATTATTCATGTTAAAGTAAATGGAAATCGCGACATTCGAAGTGATCCGATCCTCTATTGTCAACCCCCTAATAAAATTGAAAACGATTCTTTCACAGCTAAGAGCTACCACAGTTTTGACATTTTAGGGTTTCATAAAGATAATATCATCGTTTACCTTTTCCAATAATTAGTATCAGAAAAAATGGTAAATGTCAATGGTCATGGCCGCGAATTCTATAACGACTGCGTTCTTAAAGACGTTTGTCAGTATGTGACCCATCGAATCCCAAAGCCTTTTACATTCACACGCGATACATCTGGTGGACGTTACTGTTACGATATGATCAATGCAAAAAGAAGTTTATATTATACGATTAAATCGAATATTCGATGTTCAAAGAGGTATGACCAAAACTATAATACATATTAGTATATTACCATAGATCTCCTTCTATTGGGATAACTACAAGTTATATGGAAATATCAAACCTCATGTGTAGACACACCACAGCAGAACGCTCGAGTCGAACGGAAGCATCGCCACATCCTAAACGTAGCTCGGGCGTGTCTATTTCAAGCACATCTCCCAGTCACATTCTGGGGTGAGAGCATACTAACAGCTGCTCACTTAATAAATCGCACGCCATCTCAAGTTCTTCAAGGAAAAACACCTTATGAACTTTTATTTGGAACAAAACCAGATTATGATAAGCTCCGTGTCTTTGGGTGTTTGTGTTACTCTCATCGGAAGGCGCGTGACAAAGACAAATTTGGCGATCGCAGCAGAAAGTGTATCTTTGTTGGCTATCCTTATGGTAAGAAAGCATGGAAATTATATGATCTTGACACTCACGAGTTCTTCAGTAGCAGAGATGTTGCCTTCTCTGAATCAAAGTTCCCTGGTGTACATACTGATGCATATGTTACACCACCTATGAATCATTATGACCCTACTATAGATGATTGGTTACTACCGAACTTGGACTCAAGGGGGAGTTCGCTGCCTCTGCCACCTTCTCCTCC
Coding sequences within:
- the LOC106343972 gene encoding B3 domain-containing protein At3g18960, translating into MVTTRQTKARVTTAFHRRPQPEPDSSVKKFFKVVLPSTVKRNMLMIPPRFVILQGSTLSEFVTLETPVGFRRSIKLKRIGEEIWLQGGWSEFAEAHSISEGHFLFFDYKGNSTFSVMIFNVSACEIDYPLDAVHISDSDDEVMDVTDEGFLGTQGTRRNDQGGGTNPKKRPRDDEFDKILNDVDEINSIKLLEEEEEGKRVFRGQQFF
- the LOC106343835 gene encoding magnesium transporter MRS2-4-like yields the protein MGEGKLSFRRLSSIRHRKKRTAAKDEAESSLISSSPPPTPMTPAAVVAKAKKKAGGARLWMRFDRTGAMEVVECDKSTIIKRASVPPRDLRILGPVFSHSSNILAREKAIVVNLEVIKLIVTAEEVLLLDPLRPEVLPLVERLKLQFPQITNASGNVVQSSSLLDQEAGEGLQSVLPFEFQVLEIALEVVCSLLDTSVDALETEAWPVLDELTKNVSTENLEYVRSLKSNLTRLLARVQKVRDEIEHLLDDNEDMADLYLTRKWIQQNQQSEAELGETASNLLSRATSNRSSSMVTSSTKGDDVEDLEMLLEAYFMQLEGMRNRILTVREYIDDTEDYVNIQLDNQRNEMIQLQLTLTIASFAITANTLLVSLFGMNIPCPLYKMDDVFGYFLSSVTAVCVVLFLLTLGYAWWKKLLGS
- the LOC106293169 gene encoding myosin heavy chain kinase C-like, translating into MVIAAETNGTHHRRPTFAAFLNTDEEEQIHGVDVIDPTSTSVNNQQRQSNASNTSGDSSPNQVPSPWNQTYSPYYTDTTTTPTMSPSPWNQTYSPYYKSPWIYQTTPNVDDDSDNGLIGTIVRQEGHVYSLAASGDLLFTGSDSKNIRVWKDLKDFAGFKSTSGSVKAIVITGNNRIFTGHQDGKIRIWRGSKKRTGVYPRIGSLPSTKQFLTKSVNPKNYVEVRRHKNVLKIRHYDAVSCLSLNEELGLLYSGSWDKTLKVWRLSDSKCLESIQAHDDAVNTVAAGFDDLLFTGSADGTLKVWKRELQGKRTKHFLVNVLMKQENAVTALAVNLTACVVYCGTSDGSVNFWEGKNNLSHGGILRGHRMAVLCLAAAGSLVLSGGADKNICVWRRNGDGSHSCLSVLMDHVGPVKCLTAVEEAEKDSNGRWIVYSGSLDKSVKVWRVTETAPPVIG